A single Syngnathus acus chromosome 8, fSynAcu1.2, whole genome shotgun sequence DNA region contains:
- the emc10 gene encoding ER membrane protein complex subunit 10 isoform X2, translating into MKPLSSLRTAFVSFVSLLCIQIAWCNNGRRVDVQDAEFSDFSVPIEHSFEVDDVGKFRVRGALLLKGGRDPGVTLSQNQLTQDDRVKLKEVAAVDGLYRIRVPRISLQADRQTERQMDGYLTTFVRACAMVESHLSDVITLHTDVSGTLIGISIVTLPGACMGTDVEDEVDMELFNTTLSVMAPVNAPGPETAMFLERMEQEAEKKGKNPQEQKSFFAKYWYLILGGAIFLMVSNSAQPPAGGGREQS; encoded by the exons ATGAAGCCTTTATCATCACTCAGAACggcatttgtttcttttgtgtcACTTCTATGCATTCAGATCGCCTGGTGCAATAATGGCAGGAGG GTTGACGTCCAAGATGCGGAATTCAGTGATTTCTCAGTGCCGATAGAACATTCCTTTGAAGTTG ATGACGTAGGAAAGTTCCGGGTGCGTGGAGCGCTGCTGCTCAAAGGAGGCAGGGATCCGGGAGTGACCCTGAGTCAGAACCAACTAACGCAGGACGACAGAGTCAAGCTCAAA GAAGTGGCAGCAGTGGACGGGCTGTACCGGATCCGAGTGCCTCGGATTTCGCTGCAGGCCGACAGACAGACGGAGCGACAAATGGACGGATACCTCACTACCTTTGTCAGAGCT TGTGCCATGGTGGAGTCTCACCTGAGCGACGTGATCACACTGCACACGGACGTGTCGGGAACGCTGATCGGCATCTCCATCGTCACACTGCCAGGCGCTTGCATGGGGACGGACGTGGAGGACGAGGTGGACATGGAGCTCTTCAACACCACGCTCAGCGTCATGGCCCCCGTCAACGCGCCCGG GCCTGAGACGGCTATGTTCCTGGAGCGCATGGAGCAGGAGGCGGAGAAGAAAGGCAAAAATCCCCAGGAGCAAAAGTCTTTCTTCGCTAAATAC TGGTATTTGATACTGGGAGGCGCAATCTTCCTCATGGTCTCCAATTCGGCACAGCCCCCAGCAGGGGGAGGCAGAGAGCAGAGCTGA
- the emc10 gene encoding ER membrane protein complex subunit 10 isoform X1: protein MKPLSSLRTAFVSFVSLLCIQIAWCNNGRRVDVQDAEFSDFSVPIEHSFEVDDVGKFRVRGALLLKGGRDPGVTLSQNQLTQDDRVKLKEVAAVDGLYRIRVPRISLQADRQTERQMDGYLTTFVRACAMVESHLSDVITLHTDVSGTLIGISIVTLPGACMGTDVEDEVDMELFNTTLSVMAPVNAPGPETAMFLERMEQEAEKKGKNPQEQKSFFAKYWMYIVPLVLFLMMSGAQDQSGGGAGGGGAANGGGR, encoded by the exons ATGAAGCCTTTATCATCACTCAGAACggcatttgtttcttttgtgtcACTTCTATGCATTCAGATCGCCTGGTGCAATAATGGCAGGAGG GTTGACGTCCAAGATGCGGAATTCAGTGATTTCTCAGTGCCGATAGAACATTCCTTTGAAGTTG ATGACGTAGGAAAGTTCCGGGTGCGTGGAGCGCTGCTGCTCAAAGGAGGCAGGGATCCGGGAGTGACCCTGAGTCAGAACCAACTAACGCAGGACGACAGAGTCAAGCTCAAA GAAGTGGCAGCAGTGGACGGGCTGTACCGGATCCGAGTGCCTCGGATTTCGCTGCAGGCCGACAGACAGACGGAGCGACAAATGGACGGATACCTCACTACCTTTGTCAGAGCT TGTGCCATGGTGGAGTCTCACCTGAGCGACGTGATCACACTGCACACGGACGTGTCGGGAACGCTGATCGGCATCTCCATCGTCACACTGCCAGGCGCTTGCATGGGGACGGACGTGGAGGACGAGGTGGACATGGAGCTCTTCAACACCACGCTCAGCGTCATGGCCCCCGTCAACGCGCCCGG GCCTGAGACGGCTATGTTCCTGGAGCGCATGGAGCAGGAGGCGGAGAAGAAAGGCAAAAATCCCCAGGAGCAAAAGTCTTTCTTCGCTAAATAC TGGATGTACATCGTGCCCCTGGTTCTCTTCCTGATGATGTCAGGCGCTCAGGACCAATCAGGGGGCGGGGCCGGGGGCGGCGGAGCAGCTAATGGCGGCGGACgctga